In Thauera sp. JM12B12, one DNA window encodes the following:
- a CDS encoding DUF6290 family protein — translation MLAIRLPPDVEARLDALAKATGRTKTFYAREAILEHLDDLEDLYLAEQRLIANRSGESATYSLDDVERILGLED, via the coding sequence ATGCTTGCCATCAGATTACCGCCAGACGTCGAGGCGCGCCTTGACGCGCTTGCAAAGGCGACCGGGCGCACCAAAACCTTCTACGCGCGCGAGGCGATCCTTGAGCATCTCGACGACCTCGAAGATCTTTATCTTGCTGAACAACGGCTCATTGCCAACCGATCAGGAGAGTCTGCGACCTACTCCTTAGACGACGTGGAGCGCATCCTTGGCCTGGAAGATTGA
- a CDS encoding type II toxin-antitoxin system RelE/ParE family toxin, with translation MAWKIEFDRAALKDLSGLDKPVARRITRFLRDRVAALEDPRRIGEALTGPALGEFWKYRVGDYRIICTIQDSILTILVVRVGNRREVYRK, from the coding sequence TTGGCCTGGAAGATTGAGTTCGACCGTGCCGCGCTCAAGGACCTTTCGGGGCTCGACAAGCCTGTCGCACGTCGGATCACACGATTCCTGCGTGACCGCGTGGCTGCGCTGGAAGATCCAAGGCGTATCGGGGAGGCGCTCACGGGGCCTGCGCTGGGTGAGTTCTGGAAATACCGTGTCGGGGACTATCGAATCATTTGCACCATTCAGGACAGCATCCTGACCATCCTTGTTGTGCGGGTCGGTAACCGCCGCGAGGTTTATCGGAAGTAG
- a CDS encoding TIGR04063 family PEP-CTERM/XrtA system glycosyltransferase: MRILHILDHSLPLHSGYTFRTAAILREQRALGWETFHLTTPKQGFSTVEVEEADGLRFYRTPAPEGTGLVAQMRVTARRIDQLVDQLQPDLIHAHSPVLNALPAEWVGRKRRLPVVYEMRASWEDAAVDHGTTTEGSLRYRVSRALESFALRHADQITTICEGLRGDIQVRGIPADKITVIPNAVDANAFQFGAEPDAALRSELGLDGCTVLGFAGSFYGYEGLDLLVAATAKLAARDPQIRLLLVGGGVQEANLRSQAAELGIADRVIFTGRVPHSRVQKYYELIDVLAYPRLPIRLTELVTPLKPLEAMAQGRMFVASDVGGHRELVRHGETGFLCQAGSAEALAEAIADILAHRERWPAIRRQARDFVERERTWANSVARYREVYRRALATRGRESILAEAS; the protein is encoded by the coding sequence ATGCGCATCCTCCACATCCTCGATCACTCCCTCCCGCTGCACAGCGGCTACACCTTCCGCACCGCGGCCATCCTGCGTGAGCAGCGGGCGTTGGGCTGGGAGACGTTTCACCTGACCACGCCGAAGCAAGGTTTCTCGACGGTCGAGGTGGAAGAGGCCGATGGCCTGCGCTTCTACCGCACGCCGGCGCCCGAGGGCACGGGACTGGTGGCGCAGATGCGTGTCACCGCGCGCCGCATCGACCAGCTCGTCGACCAGCTGCAGCCCGACCTCATTCACGCCCATTCCCCGGTGCTCAACGCGCTGCCGGCCGAATGGGTTGGCCGCAAGCGCCGCCTGCCAGTGGTGTATGAAATGCGCGCCTCGTGGGAAGATGCCGCGGTCGACCACGGCACCACCACCGAAGGCAGCCTGCGCTACCGCGTTTCGCGTGCGCTCGAGAGCTTCGCGCTGCGCCACGCCGACCAGATCACCACCATCTGCGAGGGCCTGCGCGGCGACATCCAGGTGCGCGGCATTCCGGCCGACAAGATCACCGTCATCCCCAACGCGGTCGATGCCAATGCCTTCCAGTTCGGCGCCGAGCCCGACGCCGCGCTGCGCAGCGAGCTCGGCCTCGACGGCTGCACCGTGCTCGGCTTTGCCGGCTCGTTCTACGGCTACGAGGGGCTGGATCTGCTGGTGGCGGCCACCGCAAAGCTGGCGGCGCGCGACCCGCAGATCCGTCTGCTGCTGGTCGGTGGCGGCGTGCAGGAAGCCAACCTCCGCAGCCAGGCCGCCGAGCTCGGCATTGCCGACCGCGTCATCTTCACCGGCCGCGTGCCGCACAGCCGCGTGCAGAAGTACTACGAGCTCATCGACGTGCTGGCCTATCCGCGCCTGCCGATCCGCCTCACCGAACTGGTCACGCCGCTCAAGCCGCTCGAAGCCATGGCGCAGGGCCGCATGTTCGTCGCCTCGGACGTCGGCGGCCACCGCGAGCTTGTCCGCCATGGCGAAACCGGCTTTCTGTGCCAGGCCGGCAGCGCTGAAGCGCTGGCCGAAGCCATCGCCGACATCCTCGCCCACCGCGAGCGCTGGCCCGCCATCCGCCGCCAGGCGCGCGATTTCGTCGAGCGCGAACGCACTTGGGCCAACAGCGTGGCCCGCTACCGCGAGGTGTACCGCCGCGCGCTCGCCACCCGCGGGCGCGAATCCATCCTCGCCGAGGCGTCCTGA
- the asnB gene encoding asparagine synthase (glutamine-hydrolyzing), translating into MCGIHGLYRLDGARVEPGQLSAMGNVTAHRGPDDEGQHITPDGRCGIAMRRLSIIDLEGGHQPISSADESLWVVCNGEIYNFRELRSDLQARGYRFKTGSDSEVLLHLYDLHGDDFVHRLDGMFNFALWDNRRKRLLIGRDHLGVKPLYVHQSAGMLGFATEAKALLQLPGVHAELNREVLGDYLHLGYVPAPHSLFKGIRKLPPATLLAVEDGQIREWRYWRLPSRIDRATSEAEWIERIGAGMEAAVLRQMVSDVPIGAFLSGGVDSSAVVAYMARHSDQPIRTYAIGFEGGEAERLYNELPYARQVATLLGTEHHEIVVKPDVVGLLPTLLWHMDEPVSDSAFLTTYLVSEFARQDVKVILSGVGGDELFGGYRRYLGDHYVRKLQMLPRWSRLLMSRTAGLLPSDRHSKLLNTLRLARGFLASAELSPDDRYRAYLQVLDRDTVSALTRGATGSSDALAAAFAGAGSDDALNRMFAVDAETQLPDDLLLLTDKMSMAVSLECRVPLLDRELVELAAAIPESLKVKNGRLKHLMKSALADILPPDILDRKKRGFGTPMGAWLKRDLAPVLHRLLGRDVVRDRGLFDPDVVARLVADHEAARIDGTDALLALMNLEIWSRLFLDHHSPDDVTAELKSLIA; encoded by the coding sequence ATGTGCGGCATCCACGGCCTTTATCGCCTCGACGGTGCGCGCGTCGAACCTGGCCAGCTCAGCGCCATGGGCAATGTCACCGCCCACCGCGGGCCGGATGACGAAGGCCAGCACATCACGCCCGACGGCCGTTGCGGCATCGCCATGCGCCGGCTGTCGATCATCGACCTCGAAGGCGGCCACCAGCCCATCTCCAGCGCCGACGAAAGCCTGTGGGTGGTGTGCAACGGCGAGATCTACAACTTCCGCGAGCTGCGCAGCGACCTGCAAGCGCGCGGCTACCGCTTCAAGACCGGCTCCGACAGCGAAGTCCTGCTGCACCTGTACGACCTGCACGGCGACGACTTCGTGCACCGGCTCGACGGCATGTTCAACTTCGCGCTGTGGGACAACCGTCGCAAGCGCCTGCTCATCGGCCGCGACCACCTTGGCGTCAAGCCGCTGTACGTGCATCAGTCGGCCGGCATGCTCGGCTTTGCCACCGAGGCCAAGGCGCTGCTGCAACTGCCCGGTGTGCACGCCGAACTCAACCGCGAGGTGCTCGGCGACTATCTGCACCTGGGCTACGTGCCCGCGCCGCATTCACTGTTCAAGGGTATCCGCAAGCTGCCGCCGGCCACGCTGCTGGCGGTGGAAGATGGCCAGATCCGCGAATGGCGCTACTGGCGCCTGCCGTCGCGCATCGACCGCGCGACCTCCGAGGCCGAGTGGATCGAACGCATCGGCGCCGGCATGGAAGCCGCCGTGCTGCGCCAGATGGTGTCCGACGTGCCGATCGGCGCCTTCCTCTCGGGCGGCGTCGACTCCAGCGCCGTGGTTGCCTACATGGCCCGGCACTCCGACCAGCCCATTCGCACCTACGCCATCGGTTTCGAAGGCGGCGAGGCCGAGCGCCTGTACAACGAGCTCCCCTACGCCCGCCAGGTCGCCACCCTGCTCGGCACCGAGCACCACGAGATCGTCGTCAAGCCCGACGTCGTCGGCCTGCTGCCCACGCTGCTGTGGCACATGGACGAGCCGGTTTCCGACTCGGCCTTCCTCACCACCTATCTGGTGTCGGAGTTCGCCCGCCAGGACGTCAAGGTCATCCTGTCCGGCGTCGGTGGCGACGAGCTCTTCGGCGGCTACCGCCGCTACCTGGGCGACCACTACGTGCGCAAGCTGCAGATGCTGCCGCGCTGGTCGCGCCTGCTGATGTCGCGCACCGCCGGCCTGCTGCCGAGCGACCGCCACTCCAAGCTGCTCAACACCCTGCGCCTGGCGCGCGGCTTCCTGGCCTCGGCCGAGCTGTCGCCCGACGATCGTTACCGCGCCTACCTGCAGGTGCTCGACCGCGACACCGTGTCCGCGCTCACCCGCGGCGCCACCGGCAGCAGCGACGCGCTGGCCGCGGCCTTTGCCGGCGCGGGCTCTGATGACGCGCTCAACCGCATGTTCGCGGTCGATGCCGAGACCCAGCTCCCCGACGACCTGCTGCTGCTCACCGACAAGATGAGCATGGCCGTGTCGCTCGAATGCCGCGTGCCCTTGCTCGACCGCGAGCTGGTCGAGCTCGCCGCCGCCATCCCCGAGTCGCTCAAGGTCAAGAACGGCCGCCTCAAGCACCTGATGAAGAGCGCGCTCGCCGACATCCTTCCGCCCGACATCCTCGACCGCAAGAAGCGCGGCTTCGGCACGCCGATGGGTGCCTGGCTCAAGCGCGACCTTGCCCCGGTGCTGCACCGCCTGCTGGGGCGCGACGTGGTGCGCGACCGTGGCCTGTTCGACCCCGACGTGGTCGCCCGCCTGGTTGCCGACCACGAAGCCGCCCGCATCGACGGCACCGACGCGCTGCTCGCCCTCATGAACCTCGAAATCTGGAGCCGGCTCTTTCTCGACCACCACTCGCCCGACGACGTCACCGCCGAGTTGAAGAGCCTCATCGCATGA
- a CDS encoding TIGR03087 family PEP-CTERM/XrtA system glycosyltransferase, translating into MKILYVCHRFPFPPKRGGKIRPFNMIRHLSQNHEVTVCSLARSEAEAEEGRGIAPHCARFEMAVVSNPLQTLRMVARLPTPVPSSMGYFYSPELAAKVDALLAKERFDLIFVHCSSVAQYVENVRGIPKILDFGDMDSQKWLEYVNYKSFPLNMGYWLEGTKLVREEKRLARQFDLCTATTRAEWETLESYRTGVSSDWFPNGVDAGFFKPDGEGYDPDTISFIGRMDYYPNQEAMFRFCDDVWPLLRSKRPDMKLLIVGADPIPAVQKLAERPGITVTGSVPDVRPFILRSAAMVAPLNIARGTQNKILEAMAIGVPVVSSRIAAGGVDAVSGEHFLVADTAEEYAQAISSIVDNPAERARLAQSGRDRMLSHHAWPRSMERLDAIIDRCLTEFRSKHGATQ; encoded by the coding sequence ATGAAGATCCTCTACGTCTGCCACCGCTTCCCGTTCCCGCCCAAGCGCGGCGGCAAGATCCGCCCCTTCAACATGATCCGCCACCTGTCGCAGAACCATGAGGTGACGGTGTGCTCGCTCGCCCGCAGCGAGGCCGAGGCGGAGGAGGGCCGTGGCATCGCGCCGCACTGCGCGCGCTTCGAGATGGCGGTGGTGTCCAACCCGTTGCAGACGCTGCGCATGGTCGCGCGCCTGCCCACGCCGGTGCCCTCGTCGATGGGCTATTTCTACTCGCCAGAGCTTGCCGCCAAGGTGGACGCGCTGCTCGCCAAGGAACGCTTCGACCTCATCTTCGTGCACTGCTCCTCGGTGGCGCAGTACGTCGAGAACGTGCGCGGCATCCCCAAGATCCTCGACTTCGGCGACATGGATTCGCAGAAGTGGCTGGAGTACGTCAACTACAAGTCTTTCCCGCTCAACATGGGCTACTGGCTCGAGGGCACCAAGCTCGTGCGCGAGGAAAAGCGCCTCGCCCGCCAGTTCGACCTGTGCACGGCCACCACCCGCGCCGAATGGGAAACGCTCGAGTCCTACCGCACCGGCGTGTCGTCCGACTGGTTCCCCAACGGTGTCGATGCCGGCTTCTTCAAGCCCGACGGCGAAGGCTACGACCCCGATACGATCAGCTTCATCGGGCGCATGGACTACTACCCCAACCAGGAGGCCATGTTCCGCTTCTGCGATGATGTGTGGCCGCTGCTGCGCAGCAAGCGCCCCGACATGAAGCTGCTCATCGTCGGCGCCGACCCCATTCCCGCGGTACAGAAGCTGGCCGAACGCCCCGGCATCACCGTCACCGGTTCGGTGCCCGACGTGCGCCCGTTCATCCTGCGCTCGGCTGCCATGGTCGCCCCGCTCAACATCGCCCGCGGCACCCAGAACAAGATCCTCGAGGCCATGGCCATTGGCGTGCCGGTGGTGTCCAGCCGCATCGCAGCAGGCGGCGTCGACGCGGTGAGTGGGGAGCATTTCCTCGTTGCCGACACGGCCGAGGAGTACGCTCAGGCCATCAGCAGCATCGTCGACAACCCGGCCGAGCGCGCGCGTCTCGCCCAGTCCGGCCGCGACCGCATGCTGTCGCACCACGCCTGGCCGCGGTCCATGGAACGGCTCGACGCCATCATCGACCGCTGCCTTACAGAATTTCGAAGCAAGCACGGAGCAACGCAATGA